From one Thamnophis elegans isolate rThaEle1 chromosome 9, rThaEle1.pri, whole genome shotgun sequence genomic stretch:
- the NPFFR2 gene encoding LOW QUALITY PROTEIN: neuropeptide FF receptor 2 (The sequence of the model RefSeq protein was modified relative to this genomic sequence to represent the inferred CDS: inserted 1 base in 1 codon): MEPNITYVGFYLHSPLVASVFIISYLLIFLLCMIGNGVVCFTVLQSKHMRTVTNLFILNLAVSDLLVGVFCMPTTLLDNIITGWPFGSIACKMNGTVQGISVSASVFTLVAIAVDRFRSIVYPFKPKLTVWIALMLIAIIWVLAFVIMCPSAVMLKLIEEKQFQVILGEDNQTXSVYWCREDWPNEDMKKIYTTVLFANIYLAPLSLIVIMYARIGITLFNTLLPGTLKGRPPPPTGYLQDYCDVTG; this comes from the exons ATGGAACCCAACATCACCTACGTGGGCTTCTACCTCCACAGTCCCCTGGTCGCTTCCGTCTTCATCATCTCCTACCTCctcatcttccttctgtgcatGATCGGCAACGGGGTCGTCTGCTTCACCGTTCTGCAGAGCAAGCATATGCGCACCGTCACCAACCTCTTCATCTTGAATCTGGCGGTCAGCGATCTGCTGGTGGGCGTCTTTTGCATGCCCACCACTCTCCTGGACAACATCATAACAG GTTGGCCTTTCGGGAGCATTGCCTGCAAAATGAATGGCACCGTCCAGGGAATCTCCGTTTCTGCTTCTGTCTTCACGTTGGTAGCCATTGCAGTGGACAG GTTCCGTTCTATCGTTTATCCCTTTAAACCGAAACTTACCGTATGGATAGCACTTATGTTGATAGCCATCATCTGGGTCCTGGCTTTTGTCATCATGTGTCCTTCTGCGGTCATGCTGAAGCTCATAGAAGAGAAGCAATTCCAGGTCATCCTTGGAGAGGACAACCAAA CGTCCGTCTACTGGTGCCGGGAAGACTGGCCCAACGAGGACATGAAGAAGATCTACACCACTGTCCTCTTCGCCAACATCTACTTGGCTCCCCTGTCGCTCATCGTCATCATGTACGCTCGGATCGGGATCACGCTCTTCAACACG CTCCTGCCAGGGACCCTGAAAGGACGACCCCCACCACCAACTGGGTATCTGCAGGACTACTGTGATGTCACTGGGTAA